In Candidatus Baltobacteraceae bacterium, a genomic segment contains:
- a CDS encoding DUF4383 domain-containing protein gives MNAALIARIVGLIFLVFGVAGFLPWVAPAAAFDAPVITLDAGYRMLFGIFPVNAALDVLYLLFGIWGLVAGARFRAAVVYSRSLVWIALVLIVLGAIPITNTLFGAAPIYGWDVALYVLVAIVAAYGGYGRGSIMEEVQAPAE, from the coding sequence ATGAATGCAGCGCTGATCGCGCGTATCGTCGGCTTGATCTTTCTCGTTTTCGGTGTAGCCGGCTTCTTGCCGTGGGTTGCGCCGGCGGCGGCCTTCGACGCACCCGTGATCACGCTCGATGCCGGGTATCGAATGCTCTTTGGAATCTTCCCGGTCAACGCCGCGCTCGACGTCTTGTATCTCCTTTTCGGGATCTGGGGTTTGGTCGCGGGCGCGCGTTTTCGAGCGGCCGTCGTCTATAGCCGCAGCCTCGTCTGGATCGCGCTCGTATTGATCGTTCTCGGCGCGATTCCGATCACGAACACGCTCTTCGGCGCGGCGCCGATCTACGGCTGGGACGTCGCATTGTATGTGTTGGTCGCGATCGTCGCGGCATACGGCGGCTACGGGCGGGGTTCGATAATGGAAGAAGTCCAGGCGCCGGCGGAGTAG
- a CDS encoding tryptophan 2,3-dioxygenase family protein → MPDRLSYGSYLKVDELLGLQHPLSRPEHHDEMLFIVIHQVYELWFKQLLHELDATIAALDRDDLLRVSKYFRRVHTIQRLLESQIDVLETMTPHEFNQFRDNLNPASGFQSVQFREMEFLCGVRRTDTLAHIDMDETQRARLQARLAAPSLYDRVKALLTRRGYAVEPSAALVESMRLIYADADANYDLYLLMEDLIEFDERFLLWRGRHVRMVERMIGQRTGTGGSSGAHYLQGTLVHRFFPELWEVRTYLGKGSYA, encoded by the coding sequence TTGCCCGATCGGCTCTCGTACGGCTCGTACCTGAAGGTCGACGAGCTGCTCGGACTGCAACATCCGCTCTCGCGCCCCGAGCATCATGACGAGATGCTCTTCATCGTCATCCACCAGGTCTATGAGCTGTGGTTCAAGCAGCTTTTGCACGAACTCGATGCGACGATCGCGGCGCTCGACCGTGACGATCTCTTGCGTGTCTCGAAGTATTTCCGCCGGGTTCACACGATTCAGCGCCTGCTCGAATCGCAGATCGACGTGCTCGAAACGATGACGCCGCACGAGTTCAACCAATTTCGCGACAACCTCAATCCGGCCAGCGGCTTTCAGTCGGTGCAGTTCCGGGAAATGGAATTTCTCTGCGGGGTGCGCCGGACCGATACGCTGGCCCACATCGACATGGACGAGACACAGCGCGCGCGCCTGCAGGCGCGCCTCGCAGCCCCCTCGCTCTACGACCGGGTCAAGGCGCTTCTCACACGCCGCGGCTACGCGGTGGAACCGAGCGCGGCGCTGGTCGAGAGCATGCGGCTCATCTACGCCGATGCCGACGCAAACTACGATCTCTATCTCTTGATGGAAGATCTGATCGAATTCGACGAACGGTTTCTGCTCTGGCGCGGCCGGCACGTGCGCATGGTCGAGCGGATGATCGGGCAGCGCACGGGCACCGGCGGATCGTCGGGTGCACACTACCTGCAAGGAACACTGGTGCACCGCTTCTTCCCCGAACTGTGGGAAGTACGGACCTATTTGGGCAAAGGATCGTACGCTTGA
- a CDS encoding MATE family efflux transporter, giving the protein MTAADSMIVDHTKIGAALRRLSLPLALQMLGDQLLGVVDTIAIGYISTGALAGVTAATTVFFALILLINGLWSGLGIIAAQRIGAHDVDGFARTVRAGWVVPGIAAMLLTGASVFGAEPLLHLMLGNLPSVHASAAYLVLRCASLVPIDVSATLIVGLGAAGNRKLGVYILGVINLIHIPLLAVLALGWLTHRPFGIVGAGISTLTSETIAALFALMYVARKPVYRIFAQRTVDLALALRCAWLGLPESVFGFAIAAPDVAVVAMLAPLGATVVAAFRALNVVSDLTFVVPVPLQSATQTVIGQRIGARDPAGAKSFLHRALNAALVVTTITGVLVALASWPLAYLFTMNAAVASVAALPIAVHMITLPLKGWAMVALAPIRAAGDTKFSMAVGLVCGLLVLPIAWLAIERLRIGLYSVPVAWIIAWSVRVALTARKLRYSAGAWTSSIIEPRP; this is encoded by the coding sequence ATGACCGCCGCCGACTCGATGATCGTCGATCACACCAAGATAGGCGCCGCGCTGCGGCGCCTATCGCTGCCTCTTGCCCTGCAGATGCTGGGCGACCAACTGCTCGGCGTGGTCGACACGATCGCGATCGGCTACATCAGCACCGGTGCGCTCGCGGGCGTGACCGCGGCCACGACGGTCTTCTTCGCGTTGATCTTGCTGATCAACGGATTGTGGAGCGGCCTCGGGATCATCGCCGCCCAGCGTATCGGCGCGCACGACGTGGACGGCTTCGCGCGCACGGTGCGCGCCGGTTGGGTCGTCCCCGGGATCGCTGCGATGCTGTTGACCGGCGCGAGCGTGTTCGGTGCGGAGCCGCTGCTCCACCTCATGCTCGGCAATCTGCCGAGCGTGCACGCCAGCGCAGCCTACCTCGTCCTGCGTTGCGCGTCGCTCGTCCCGATCGATGTTTCGGCCACGCTCATCGTCGGTCTCGGCGCGGCCGGAAATCGCAAGCTGGGCGTCTACATTCTCGGTGTGATCAACCTGATCCACATTCCGCTGCTGGCGGTGTTGGCTCTGGGATGGCTCACCCACCGTCCGTTCGGCATCGTCGGGGCGGGAATCTCGACGCTCACCTCCGAGACGATTGCCGCGCTCTTCGCCCTGATGTACGTCGCGCGCAAACCGGTATACCGGATCTTCGCGCAGCGCACCGTCGATCTTGCACTGGCGCTGCGCTGCGCGTGGCTCGGACTGCCGGAGAGCGTGTTCGGTTTTGCGATCGCCGCGCCCGACGTCGCGGTCGTCGCGATGCTGGCGCCGCTCGGTGCAACCGTCGTGGCGGCATTTCGCGCGCTCAACGTCGTCTCCGACTTGACCTTCGTCGTGCCGGTTCCATTGCAGAGCGCGACGCAAACCGTCATCGGTCAGCGCATCGGCGCACGCGATCCGGCCGGAGCGAAATCATTTCTGCACCGCGCGCTCAACGCCGCGCTGGTCGTGACGACGATCACCGGCGTCCTGGTTGCGCTCGCCTCGTGGCCGCTCGCCTATCTCTTCACGATGAATGCGGCGGTAGCGTCGGTCGCCGCGCTGCCGATCGCCGTTCACATGATCACCTTGCCGCTCAAGGGTTGGGCCATGGTCGCGCTCGCGCCCATTCGCGCCGCCGGTGATACGAAGTTTTCGATGGCGGTCGGTCTGGTGTGCGGGCTGCTCGTCTTGCCGATCGCCTGGCTTGCGATCGAGCGTCTGCGGATCGGTCTCTACTCGGTCCCGGTTGCCTGGATCATTGCCTGGAGCGTGCGCGTGGCACTGACGGCGCGCAAACTGCGCTACTCCGCCGGCGCCTGGACTTCTTCCATTATCGAACCCCGCCCGTAG
- a CDS encoding methylated-DNA--[protein]-cysteine S-methyltransferase: MTTDLLLPTPFGAPLFLRAEQERIVVCAFRPRARARTAPLRDPLLREARAQLRAYFKRRLRRFDLPLRLEGTRFMVTVWELVAQLEFGELISYGDVARAIGAPLAHRGVAAAMARTPYDLLIPAHRVIGADGRIKGAGPNSLRRRLLAFEGIVLSTTGSSRAIRSPGRCPRCDPRPRR; the protein is encoded by the coding sequence ATGACGACTGACCTGCTCCTTCCCACGCCCTTCGGTGCGCCGTTATTCCTACGCGCCGAGCAGGAGCGTATCGTCGTCTGCGCGTTCCGTCCGCGCGCCCGTGCGCGAACCGCTCCGCTGCGCGACCCGCTCCTGCGCGAAGCGCGAGCTCAACTGCGCGCCTATTTCAAAAGAAGGCTGCGGCGCTTCGATCTTCCGCTCAGGCTCGAAGGCACGCGCTTTATGGTCACGGTGTGGGAGCTGGTCGCGCAGCTCGAATTCGGCGAGCTGATCTCGTACGGCGACGTCGCCCGGGCGATCGGCGCACCGCTCGCGCACCGCGGCGTCGCCGCCGCCATGGCACGCACGCCCTACGATCTGCTGATTCCGGCGCATCGCGTGATCGGCGCGGACGGACGGATCAAAGGCGCCGGGCCGAACTCCCTGCGCCGCCGATTGCTCGCATTTGAAGGCATCGTTTTGTCAACTACCGGATCAAGTCGCGCCATTCGATCACCGGGCCGATGCCCACGTTGCGATCCGCGGCCTCGCCGCTGA
- a CDS encoding ABC transporter ATP-binding protein has translation MNDGADAYVLQATGIAKSFSGFMALDGLTLSVRSGAIHAIIGPNGAGKTTLLGVLSGFVRPTAGEVRFAGVEITHAGAAEIAQMGMVRSFQITSIFAHMTALENVKVALQARTNLSRRLLAGSRVTAVLDEPARDALHVAGLDDDRNTVAANLPYGKKRGLELAIAISQDPSVLLLDEPTAGMGAEDIGPTIELIRRVSRDRTVVLVEHNLRVVEHLCDRVSVLERGKVLTEGGYAEVRADPRVVEAYLGAGRH, from the coding sequence ATGAACGATGGCGCGGATGCGTACGTGTTGCAGGCAACCGGAATCGCCAAGTCCTTCTCCGGCTTCATGGCGCTCGACGGACTCACGCTCTCGGTCCGCTCCGGGGCAATTCACGCGATCATCGGCCCGAACGGCGCCGGGAAGACGACCCTTTTGGGCGTGCTCTCGGGATTCGTGCGCCCAACCGCCGGAGAGGTTCGCTTCGCGGGCGTCGAGATCACGCATGCCGGCGCAGCCGAAATCGCGCAGATGGGTATGGTGCGCAGTTTTCAGATCACCAGCATCTTTGCGCACATGACCGCGCTCGAGAACGTCAAGGTCGCCTTGCAGGCGCGCACCAACCTTTCGCGCCGCCTGCTGGCGGGAAGCCGCGTGACGGCGGTCCTCGACGAGCCGGCGCGCGATGCATTGCACGTCGCCGGACTCGATGACGACCGCAACACCGTCGCCGCGAATCTGCCATACGGAAAGAAGCGCGGGCTCGAGCTCGCGATTGCGATCTCGCAAGACCCGAGCGTTCTTCTGCTCGACGAGCCGACGGCCGGGATGGGCGCCGAAGACATCGGTCCGACGATCGAATTGATCCGCCGCGTTTCGCGCGACCGCACCGTCGTCTTGGTCGAGCACAATCTGCGCGTCGTGGAACACCTGTGTGACCGGGTCAGCGTGCTCGAACGCGGCAAGGTGCTCACCGAAGGCGGATATGCCGAAGTTCGCGCCGATCCGCGTGTGGTCGAGGCCTACCTCGGCGCGGGGAGACACTGA
- a CDS encoding inositol monophosphatase family protein → MRINPLTTALAAAREGAAALLEHAHLPLEIREKGRRADLVTAADRASERVVIARLRADFPHAAILAEESGSAPGTSDERWIVDPLDGTTNYAHGYPVYSISIAYERGGELLAGIVYAPALGECFAAEHGGGARLNDRPIAVSRIDRVGDALLCTGFHPADFERNADFFARVSARAQGVRRDGSAALDLAFTACGRFDGFWEFDLSPWDVAAGTLLVREAGGSVSRVDGGPSALDARSILASNGRIHAELQGVLADGDKQRP, encoded by the coding sequence TTGCGAATTAATCCTCTGACTACCGCCCTCGCGGCCGCGCGCGAGGGCGCGGCGGCGCTGCTCGAGCACGCGCATTTGCCGCTCGAGATCCGCGAGAAGGGCCGCCGGGCAGACCTCGTGACCGCCGCCGATCGCGCCAGCGAACGCGTGGTGATCGCGCGCTTGCGGGCCGATTTTCCGCACGCCGCGATCCTGGCCGAAGAGAGCGGCAGCGCGCCCGGTACCAGCGACGAGCGCTGGATCGTCGACCCGCTCGACGGCACCACGAACTACGCGCACGGCTATCCGGTCTACAGCATCTCGATCGCCTACGAGCGCGGCGGCGAATTGCTTGCCGGTATCGTGTACGCTCCGGCACTCGGTGAGTGTTTTGCCGCCGAACACGGCGGCGGCGCGCGTCTGAACGACCGGCCGATCGCGGTCTCGAGAATCGATCGCGTCGGCGACGCACTGCTCTGCACCGGCTTTCATCCGGCGGATTTCGAACGCAACGCGGACTTCTTCGCACGTGTGTCGGCGCGCGCGCAAGGCGTGCGGCGCGACGGATCGGCGGCGCTGGATTTAGCATTCACCGCGTGCGGGCGTTTCGACGGGTTTTGGGAATTCGACTTGAGTCCGTGGGACGTTGCCGCCGGCACCCTGCTGGTGCGCGAAGCGGGCGGATCGGTCAGCCGTGTCGACGGTGGTCCGAGCGCGCTCGATGCGCGCAGCATTCTCGCCAGCAACGGCCGAATCCACGCCGAACTGCAGGGCGTGCTCGCGGACGGAGATAAGCAGAGGCCATGA
- a CDS encoding helix-turn-helix transcriptional regulator has product MLSPREREVADLVTRGLKNREIAQELSVSPETVKQHLRNIRDKTGHNKLQLAIHWVARRGV; this is encoded by the coding sequence GTGTTGAGCCCGCGAGAGCGCGAAGTCGCCGATCTGGTAACGCGCGGTCTGAAGAATCGTGAGATCGCGCAAGAACTCTCCGTAAGCCCCGAAACGGTCAAGCAGCATCTCAGGAATATCCGCGACAAGACGGGGCACAACAAACTCCAACTCGCGATCCACTGGGTCGCTCGGCGGGGGGTGTAG
- a CDS encoding Fic family protein: MADAELAIARLDQSASALADTEALARLLLRAESVSSSKIEGLEVGARRLLRADIARVRNEDPHDVTAAEVLGNVDAMHYALEAVDRSSEITRDLLLDVHRRLMQPTSLHHLGGVVRTTQNWIGGSSHNPCSAAFVPPPPQYVDELLADLCAFCNSDSTPAVMQAAIAHAQFETIHPFADGNGRVGRALVHMIFRRRGLTTVITPPVSLVLATMADDYVAGLTATRYVGNATSAPALEGLNRWIATFSSACTRSVNDAVAYEQRIATLQAQWRERIGHVRSDSAVFRLMRALPGSPVVTAASVVKLIRCSLPAAISALERLAKANILSALSDRKRRQVFEAREVIATFTALERQLASPAGNTTIAKRRAPGSAGA; encoded by the coding sequence GTGGCTGACGCCGAGCTTGCAATCGCCCGTCTCGACCAATCCGCAAGCGCCCTAGCCGACACCGAGGCCCTCGCGCGGCTGCTCCTCCGCGCGGAGTCCGTCAGTTCTTCAAAAATCGAAGGGCTCGAAGTCGGCGCGCGCCGATTACTACGCGCCGATATCGCGCGTGTACGGAATGAAGATCCACACGACGTCACCGCCGCGGAAGTGCTCGGAAATGTCGACGCCATGCATTATGCGCTCGAAGCTGTCGATCGGAGCAGCGAGATCACGCGCGACCTACTGCTCGACGTTCACCGGCGCCTCATGCAACCGACGTCGCTGCATCATCTCGGTGGCGTCGTCCGAACGACGCAAAATTGGATTGGCGGCAGCTCGCATAATCCGTGCTCTGCTGCGTTCGTCCCACCGCCGCCGCAATACGTTGACGAGTTACTGGCCGACCTTTGCGCGTTTTGCAATTCCGACTCGACGCCGGCGGTCATGCAAGCGGCGATCGCGCACGCGCAATTTGAGACGATTCATCCCTTCGCCGATGGAAACGGCCGCGTTGGGCGCGCGCTCGTTCACATGATTTTTCGCCGGCGCGGTCTCACCACCGTTATCACGCCGCCGGTCTCGCTCGTCCTCGCCACCATGGCGGATGACTACGTCGCCGGCCTCACCGCGACGCGTTACGTCGGCAACGCAACATCGGCTCCGGCGCTCGAGGGACTTAATCGGTGGATTGCAACATTTTCGTCGGCTTGCACCCGCTCCGTCAACGACGCCGTCGCCTACGAGCAACGCATCGCGACACTTCAAGCGCAGTGGCGCGAGCGTATCGGACACGTGCGGTCCGACTCAGCGGTTTTCCGCCTGATGCGGGCCCTTCCCGGAAGTCCGGTCGTCACCGCCGCCTCGGTCGTAAAGCTCATCCGTTGTTCGCTCCCCGCGGCGATCAGCGCGCTCGAGCGCTTGGCGAAGGCGAATATCCTCAGCGCCCTCTCCGATCGCAAGCGGCGTCAAGTTTTCGAAGCGCGCGAGGTGATCGCCACGTTCACGGCTCTTGAACGGCAACTCGCCTCACCCGCCGGTAATACGACGATCGCGAAGCGCCGCGCGCCCGGTTCCGCGGGCGCTTAG
- a CDS encoding protease inhibitor I42 family protein has protein sequence MKRFSIALLVALALGFSPAGASINPHSPVFIDTDAASGITVKAGEDFFIALQSNASTGYSWTQTLPSDLIVAYEGNVTQPPEQAMPGAPGQQIFIYHANRTGTATIVLSYSRPFEPDAPPAKTLTYTVTVQ, from the coding sequence ATGAAGCGATTCTCGATCGCACTGCTCGTTGCACTCGCGCTCGGGTTCTCACCGGCCGGGGCATCGATCAATCCGCATTCTCCGGTCTTTATCGACACCGACGCCGCGAGCGGTATTACCGTCAAGGCGGGCGAGGATTTTTTCATCGCGCTCCAATCGAACGCGTCGACCGGATACAGCTGGACGCAGACGCTCCCCAGCGACCTGATCGTCGCCTATGAAGGCAACGTGACCCAGCCGCCGGAGCAGGCAATGCCGGGTGCTCCCGGTCAGCAGATCTTCATCTACCACGCGAACCGCACCGGGACGGCGACGATCGTGCTGAGCTACAGCCGTCCGTTCGAGCCCGACGCGCCGCCGGCGAAGACGCTGACCTACACGGTCACCGTCCAATAG
- a CDS encoding ABC transporter ATP-binding protein, translated as MLSVRDVHTYYDESHVLHGMSFDLRDGEVATLIGRNGVGKTTTLRSIMGIVRPRSGSIVLDGNELCATPSDRIARSGIAYVPEERGIFSTLNVRENLLFAPALAPGGWTLDRIFDAFPNLKERASAVGTTLSGGEQQMLAIARALRSGAKTILLDEPTEGLAPVIVERIGEIVRRMKAAGISVLLVEQNVRFAAAVADRHHIVVHGRVEQVLDTADLVARESDLLEFLGV; from the coding sequence ATGCTTAGCGTCCGCGACGTTCATACCTACTATGACGAGTCGCACGTGCTGCACGGGATGAGCTTCGATTTGCGCGACGGCGAGGTTGCGACGCTCATCGGCCGCAACGGTGTCGGCAAAACGACGACCCTGCGCTCGATCATGGGCATCGTTCGGCCGCGCAGCGGTTCGATCGTACTCGACGGTAACGAATTATGCGCGACTCCTTCCGATCGCATCGCGCGCAGCGGGATCGCGTACGTCCCCGAAGAGCGCGGCATCTTCTCGACCCTCAACGTGCGCGAGAACCTGCTCTTTGCGCCGGCGCTCGCGCCGGGCGGATGGACGCTGGACCGGATCTTCGACGCCTTCCCGAACCTCAAGGAGCGCGCGTCGGCAGTGGGCACGACGCTCTCGGGCGGCGAGCAGCAGATGCTCGCGATCGCGCGCGCGCTGCGCTCGGGTGCGAAAACGATTCTCTTGGACGAACCGACCGAGGGCCTCGCGCCGGTGATCGTCGAGCGCATCGGCGAGATCGTGCGCCGGATGAAGGCGGCAGGCATCTCCGTGCTCTTGGTCGAGCAGAACGTGCGCTTCGCCGCCGCGGTCGCGGATCGTCACCATATCGTGGTACACGGCCGCGTCGAGCAGGTACTGGACACCGCCGATTTGGTCGCGCGCGAGAGCGATCTGCTCGAATTCCTCGGCGTATAG
- a CDS encoding DUF962 domain-containing protein: protein MSFEEFWPRYLLAHSDPRTRALHVAGTIAATTLVLGSLAMRKPWLAGVGLVAGYGPAWFSHAFIEHNKPETFRAPFASLRGDYLMAWHVLRGSINEEIARTQGVHHT, encoded by the coding sequence ATGAGTTTCGAGGAGTTCTGGCCGCGTTATCTGCTGGCGCACAGCGATCCGCGCACGCGCGCCTTACACGTCGCCGGAACGATTGCCGCAACCACGCTCGTACTCGGCTCGCTCGCAATGCGCAAACCGTGGCTCGCCGGCGTGGGGCTCGTCGCCGGATACGGACCCGCGTGGTTCTCGCACGCGTTCATCGAACACAATAAACCCGAAACCTTCCGCGCGCCGTTTGCCTCGCTGCGCGGCGATTATTTGATGGCCTGGCACGTTCTGCGCGGATCGATCAACGAAGAGATCGCGCGCACCCAAGGAGTCCACCACACATGA
- a CDS encoding enoyl-CoA hydratase-related protein codes for MSDHILYSKDGAVASIRLNRSEKKNAITVAMYQAMVDALDDAARDDEVRAVGIYGGRDFTAGNDLADFLGGGFLAASHGADMPVMKFLRTLVSFPKPLLAGVKGVAIGIGTTMLMHCDAIVAGRTARFALPFVKLGLVPEAGSSVLLPLIAGRMRASWLMLSGEQFGADEAHELGLITRVTDDEDVDGAVALMCGQLAELPRNALMTTKRLLKARFADLVARAMDDESAEFAAALTTDEARAAFMKFLAR; via the coding sequence ATGAGCGACCATATCCTCTACAGTAAAGACGGCGCGGTGGCGTCGATCCGGTTGAACCGGTCCGAGAAGAAGAACGCGATCACGGTCGCGATGTATCAGGCGATGGTCGATGCGCTCGACGATGCCGCGCGCGACGACGAGGTGCGCGCGGTCGGGATCTACGGCGGGAGAGATTTTACCGCCGGAAACGACCTCGCGGATTTTCTCGGCGGCGGTTTCCTGGCGGCATCGCACGGCGCCGACATGCCGGTGATGAAATTTCTGCGGACGCTGGTTTCATTTCCCAAGCCCCTGCTGGCTGGCGTCAAAGGCGTTGCGATCGGCATCGGCACGACGATGCTGATGCATTGCGACGCGATCGTCGCGGGGCGCACGGCGCGGTTCGCCCTTCCTTTCGTGAAGCTCGGCCTCGTTCCGGAAGCCGGCTCGAGCGTGCTCCTTCCGTTGATCGCCGGCCGGATGCGCGCGTCGTGGTTGATGCTCTCGGGCGAGCAGTTCGGTGCGGACGAGGCGCACGAGTTGGGTCTGATCACGCGGGTCACCGACGACGAGGACGTCGACGGCGCGGTCGCGCTGATGTGCGGGCAGCTCGCCGAATTACCGCGCAACGCGCTGATGACGACAAAGCGGCTTCTCAAAGCGCGCTTCGCCGATCTGGTCGCGCGCGCGATGGACGACGAGAGCGCCGAATTCGCCGCGGCGCTGACCACCGACGAGGCGCGCGCCGCCTTCATGAAGTTTCTCGCCCGCTAA
- a CDS encoding NAD(P)-dependent oxidoreductase translates to MSLAGKTLFITGASRGIGLAIALRAAREGANVAIAAKTAEPNPKLPGTIFTAAQEIEAAGGKALALQCDIRFEEQVQDAVTKTVERFGGIDGCVNNASAIALTPTTQTDMKRYDLMNQINARGTFLCSKLTIPHLSKAANPHILNLAPPLDMQARWFKNHVAYTMAKFGMSMCTLGMAAELKDAGIAVNSLWPLTTIDTAAVRNLLGGEAMAKSSRKPEIVADAAIAILHRSSTECTGNFFIDEEVLRSEGVTDFSPYAHDPNALLAPDFFVPDDVIARSKTKLLPLPW, encoded by the coding sequence ATGTCACTGGCAGGGAAAACACTGTTCATTACCGGCGCGAGCCGCGGCATCGGCCTCGCGATCGCGTTGCGTGCGGCGCGCGAGGGCGCGAACGTTGCCATAGCGGCCAAGACCGCCGAGCCCAACCCGAAGCTGCCGGGAACGATCTTCACCGCCGCGCAAGAGATCGAAGCCGCCGGCGGTAAGGCGCTTGCGCTGCAGTGCGACATCCGCTTCGAGGAACAGGTGCAGGATGCGGTGACCAAGACGGTCGAGCGTTTCGGCGGGATCGACGGGTGCGTCAACAACGCGAGCGCGATCGCGTTGACGCCGACGACCCAGACCGACATGAAGCGCTACGACCTGATGAACCAGATCAACGCCCGCGGAACGTTCCTCTGTTCGAAGCTCACGATCCCGCATCTGAGCAAGGCTGCCAACCCGCACATCCTGAACCTTGCGCCGCCGCTCGACATGCAGGCGCGATGGTTCAAGAACCACGTGGCATACACGATGGCGAAGTTCGGCATGTCGATGTGCACGCTCGGAATGGCGGCCGAGCTCAAAGATGCCGGAATCGCCGTCAACTCGCTCTGGCCGCTGACCACGATCGACACCGCCGCGGTACGCAACCTGCTGGGCGGTGAAGCGATGGCGAAGTCGTCGCGTAAGCCCGAGATCGTCGCCGACGCGGCGATCGCGATTCTGCATCGTTCGAGCACGGAATGCACCGGGAACTTCTTCATCGACGAAGAGGTGCTGCGAAGCGAAGGCGTCACCGACTTCTCGCCCTACGCGCACGATCCGAACGCGTTGCTCGCGCCCGACTTCTTCGTGCCGGACGACGTCATCGCACGCTCGAAAACCAAGCTCCTTCCGCTTCCGTGGTGA
- a CDS encoding aminotransferase class V-fold PLP-dependent enzyme has protein sequence MSTLTTQALHRDEFPILANATYLVSHSMGAAPLGAKAALAAYWDEWASDGPQAWERWIPRIAAIADGIGSLIGAAPGSVFLGPNVSVLQAALATSLSFSTERNEVVYEALQFPSLTYVWREWERYGAKTVVVPSPDGRTIPTESIIAAITERTAIAVISHAYYVSGAIADVRTIQAHCRRVGALLCLDAYQTTGTYPYDVREWDLDVVTGGSHKWLCGGPGCGWIYVKPELRDLFRPAVTGWMAHAQPFDFEDAPIRYADSMYRFAHGTPTIPGYVVAECGHKLIAQIGIGRIREHNLRLTTRLADAALERGLRVNTPLDPPARTGWIGIDFDGADRVCRALIARRVFIDYRPGCGLRVSPHFYTTDDEIERFFRELDALRR, from the coding sequence TTGAGCACACTGACGACACAGGCCCTGCATCGCGACGAGTTCCCGATCTTGGCGAACGCGACGTACTTGGTGAGTCATTCGATGGGCGCGGCACCGCTCGGCGCGAAAGCCGCCCTCGCCGCCTATTGGGATGAGTGGGCGAGCGACGGTCCGCAGGCCTGGGAACGGTGGATTCCGCGCATCGCAGCGATCGCCGACGGCATCGGCTCGCTGATCGGCGCTGCGCCGGGCAGTGTTTTTCTCGGACCGAACGTCTCGGTGCTCCAAGCCGCGCTTGCAACCTCGCTGAGTTTCTCGACCGAACGCAACGAGGTCGTGTACGAAGCGCTGCAATTCCCATCGCTGACCTACGTCTGGCGCGAGTGGGAGCGCTATGGGGCGAAGACCGTCGTCGTTCCCTCGCCGGACGGCCGAACGATTCCGACCGAAAGCATCATCGCCGCGATCACCGAGCGTACCGCGATCGCCGTGATCTCGCACGCCTACTATGTTTCCGGGGCGATCGCCGACGTGCGCACGATCCAGGCCCACTGCCGTCGCGTCGGCGCGCTGCTCTGCCTCGACGCGTATCAGACGACGGGGACCTATCCCTACGACGTGCGCGAATGGGATCTCGACGTCGTCACCGGCGGTTCGCACAAATGGTTGTGCGGCGGCCCCGGCTGCGGCTGGATCTACGTCAAGCCGGAGCTGCGCGATCTCTTTCGCCCCGCCGTTACCGGCTGGATGGCGCATGCGCAGCCGTTCGATTTTGAAGACGCGCCGATTCGCTATGCCGATTCCATGTATCGCTTCGCGCACGGCACGCCCACGATCCCGGGCTACGTCGTGGCCGAATGCGGGCACAAGCTGATCGCACAGATCGGCATCGGCCGCATTCGCGAACACAACCTGCGGTTGACGACGCGGCTTGCGGATGCGGCGCTCGAGCGCGGGTTGCGGGTCAATACGCCGCTCGACCCGCCGGCGCGCACCGGCTGGATCGGCATCGACTTCGACGGCGCCGATCGCGTCTGCCGCGCGCTGATTGCGCGCCGCGTCTTCATCGACTACCGTCCCGGTTGCGGGCTGCGCGTGAGCCCGCACTTCTACACGACCGACGACGAGATCGAACGCTTTTTCCGCGAGCTGGATGCGCTTCGACGATGA